In a genomic window of Glycine max cultivar Williams 82 chromosome 13, Glycine_max_v4.0, whole genome shotgun sequence:
- the LOC100779945 gene encoding protein CANDIDATE G-PROTEIN COUPLED RECEPTOR 7: protein MMKMGSSPSRCSFFLFLLLLVALFPSSLSEIRFSEIRNDDRSIVPFDQFGFTHKGRLELSVSKISLSNSNLDLSKVGFFLCTLDSWLHVFQQLEDGEIRCALQSDLVKSVYTFNSLNGKDSFSTLYKEETDADQYNLVFANCHSPQLKVTMDVKSAMYNLDGKSDVRDYLSAGRTILPRVYFLFSLVYFTLAALWISVLYKKRLTAFRIHYFMLAVVILKALNLLCEAEDKSYIKRTGSAHGWDIIFYIFSFLKGISLFTLIVLIGTGWSFLKPFLQDKEKKVLIVVIPLQVIANIAQVVIDENGPYGHDWATWKQVFLLVDVVCCCAVLFPIVWSIKNLREAARTDGKAAVNLMKLTLFRHYYVVVICYIYFTRVVVYALETITSYRYSWTSVVAAELATLAFYFFTGYKFKPEAHNPYFVIDDEEEEAAAEALKLEDEFEL, encoded by the coding sequence CGACGATCGCTCCATCGTTCCCTTCGATCAGTTTGGATTCACCCACAAGGGTCGCCTTGAGCTCAGCGTTTCCAAAATATCACTCTCCAATTCCAATTTGGACCTCTCCAAGGTGGGATTCTTCCTCTGCACCCTGGATTCCTGGCTTCATGTCTTCCAGCAACTGGAGGATGGCGAGATTCGGTGCGCCCTTCAATCCGATCTGGTCAAGTCCGTCTACACCTTCAATTCTCTCAACGGCAAGGACTCTTTCAGCACGCTCTACAAAGAAGAAACCGACGCCGATCAGTACAACCTCGTCTTTGCCAACTGCCACTCGCCGCAACTCAAAGTGACCATGGACGTTAAATCTGCCATGTATAATCTCGACGGAAAGAGCGACGTCCGCGACTACCTCTCTGCCGGCAGAACCATCCTTCCGAGGGTTTATTTCCTCTTCTCGCTTGTGTATTTCACCCTCGCAGCTCTCTGGATCAGCGTCCTCTACAAGAAGCGCTTGACCGCCTTCCGCATCCATTACTTCATGCTAGCCGTGGTTATCTTGAAAGCCCTGAATCTCTTGTGCGAGGCCGAGGACAAATCCTACATCAAGCGCACCGGAAGCGCCCACGGTTGGGATAtcatcttttacattttcagcTTCCTCAAGGGCATCTCGCTCTTCACTCTCATTGTCTTGATTGGCACTGGCTGGTCCTTCCTCAAACCCTTCCTTCAGGATAAGGAAAAAAAGGTTCTCATCGTTGTCATCCCCCTTCAAGTCATTGCCAACATTGCTCAGGTCGTTATTGACGAGAATGGGCCCTACGGCCATGACTGGGCTACCTGGAAACAGGTCTTCCTCCTTGTTGACGTCGTCTGTTGCTGCGCTGTGCTTTTCCCCATTGTCTGGTCCATCAAGAACCTCCGTGAGGCCGCTAGGACCGACGGCAAGGCCGCTGTTAATTTGATGAAGCTTACTCTCTTCAGGCACTACTATGTCGTCGTTATCTGTTACATTTACTTCACCAGGGTTGTCGTTTATGCCTTGGAGACTATTACCTCCTATCGTTATTCTTGGACCAGTGTGGTTGCTGCTGAGTTGGCCACCCTTGCTTTCTATTTCTTTACTGGCTACAAGTTCAAGCCAGAGGCTCACAATCCGTATTTTGTCATCGATGACGAAGAGGAAGAGGCTGCCGCAGAGGCCTTGAAGCTTGAAGATgaatttgaattgtaa